From the genome of Pygocentrus nattereri isolate fPygNat1 chromosome 25, fPygNat1.pri, whole genome shotgun sequence, one region includes:
- the aprt gene encoding adenine phosphoribosyltransferase, producing the protein MAGSSSEKLDLIVQKIRPFPDFPTAGVVFRDICPLLKDPKALAAVTDLFEEHVRQKHPEVRLIVGLDARGFLFGPLLAQRLGIGFALVRKKGKLPGPTVSVAYSLEYGAAEAEIQEDAVEPGQKVLLIDDLLATGGTLYAACELMKKQQAEVLGCLVVIELKDLKGAERLKSYPVFSLVQY; encoded by the exons ATGGCAGGCAGCTCTTCAGAGAAACTGGACCTTATTGTCCAGAAAATCAGACCATTCCCTGATTTTCCCACCGCAGGTGTAGTGTTTCG GGATATCTGCCCCCTTCTGAAGGATCCTAAAGCTCTGGCTGCTGTTACAGACCTGTTCGAGGAGCATGTCAGGCAAAAACACCCAGAGGTGCGGTTGATTGTAG GTCTGGATGCCAGAGGCTTTCTGTTTGGGCCTCTTTTGGCCCAAAGGTTAGGAATAGGCTTTGCTCTGGTCAGGAAGAAAGGGAAGCTCCCCGGCCCCACAGTGTCTGTAGCGTACAGTCTCGAGTACGGCGCG GCTGAAGCTGAGATTCAGGAGGATGCTGTGGAACCAGGACAGAAGGTTCTACTCATTGATGACCTGCTGGCTACTGGGG GGACGTTGTATGCAGCGTGTGAGCTGATGAAGAAGCAGCAAGCCGAAGTTTTGGGCTGTTTAGTGGTGATCGAACTGAAGGACCTCAAGGGGGCAGAAAGGCTGAA gtCATACCCCGTCTTCTCTTTGGTGCAGTACTGA